Proteins from a genomic interval of Papaver somniferum cultivar HN1 chromosome 4, ASM357369v1, whole genome shotgun sequence:
- the LOC113272702 gene encoding uncharacterized protein LOC113272702: MISKAVLIHCNGEWVHKKGNDDYKGMTHLAGVPDKYTFEDVKKRAMDVLGFVHKPCFDVYGLIDVPGTSFKQRIKIVSEEMLIFYVGQTCGVPSFYTIKYGEELKVDIPPVTPKTTTGDYSGSKMLPHTPLTPLNNLTSCSSEDYQSKNETIKGDGGVKASTSGPKARRCLEAVMTPSAKKLRCLHDATTTPAPILDIPKPPKDMKYNDLCVDNTFKIKGELKLILAIAKVERNFEYKAFKSDIQRFIAKCKDKTCEWRLRAVPLDSCGWWKLTVANDVHTCESNKRTDPELRTKADATGIAELFKHKFKELDAAFTPKQLVKDIKRDYGMVINYRQGYSACKRGIELIKGSPDESYQHLVGYSHMLGARNKGTVTEIVTDSDDSFLYYFFAFGVCIEGFKNCFRPAFAVDGTHLTGPRQGVLLSAVGMDPDESIYPIDFVVVDSENNESWEWFMRKLVGVLGDKYAMNEDVVVATDRHPSIGRAIRLAFPCVNQVYCIHHLSENIKPTYHNATASVAFTRAAKAFRNDEYELSMRDLGLVSPAALKSVVDLGPEMWARVKARTGRFTLMTTNACETFNSRIADVKGLPICHLVDYIRRFLMEWFCERRQLARDRQDPLSQHARDIIKERWAVAKRFVACHVDGDEYELDEGDYEEQHAVYLDRRSCTCKVFDYQHLPCPHVLAVCETHKIKEEGLCGEYYKTSVWRSMYEHKIYGVLIQETWDVPAEVAERVVLPPKTTPEVGRRSMKRKRSAIEKPRKKRACSRCHQTGHYANSKRCPKA; the protein is encoded by the exons ATGATAAGCAAAGCTGTTCTCATCCACTGCAATGGTGAATGGGTGCACAAAAAAGGTAATGATGACTACAAAGGTATGACACATCTTGCGGGGGTACCTGATAAGTACACTTTTGAGGATGTGAAGAAGAGAGCAATGGATGTTTTAGGTTTCGTGCACAAACCTTGTTTTGATGTGTATGGCCTCATAGATGTCCCGGGAACCTCATTTAAGCAAAGGATTAAGATTGTTAGTGaagaaatgttgattttttatgttgGCCAGACATGTGGAGTCCCAAGCTTTTACACAATCAAATATGGAGAAGAACTAAAAGTAGATATTCCTCCCGTGACTCCCAAAACAACTACTGGAGATTACAGCGGATCCAAGATGCTTCCCCACACTCCCTTGACCCCTCTTAACAATCTCACGTCGTGTTCCAGTGAGGATTATCAGTCCAAGAATGAAACCATCAAGGGAGATGGTGGTGTTAAAG CGAGTACTAGTGGTCCAAAGGCTAGGAGATGTCTTGAAGCAGTAATGACTCCATCAGCCAAGAAACTCCGATGTCTTCATGATGCGACAACAACTCCAGCGCCGATTCTGGATATTCCTAAACCCCCTAAGGATATGAAGTACAATGATCTATGTGTGGATAACACTTTCAAAATCAAGGGGGAGCTGAAACTTATACTTGCAATAGCCAaagtagaaagaaattttgagtacaAAGCTTTTAAATCCGACATCCAGAGGTTTATTgccaaatgcaaagacaagacatGCGAGTGGCGTCTGCGAGCAGTTCCCTTAGATTCTTGTGGGTGGTGGAAACTCACAGTTGCAAACGATGTGCATACTTGTGAAAGCAACAAAAGGACTGACCCTGAATTAAGAACCAAAGCGGACGCTACTGGAATTGCAGAGCTTTTCAAGCACAAATTCAAAGAACTAGATGCGGCATTTACGCCCAAACAACTGGTTAAGGACATAAAAAGGGATTATGGAATGGTTATCAATTACCGGCAGGGATACAGCGCTTGCAAGCGTGGTATTGAGCTGATCAAAGGTAGCCCTGATGAATCGTACCAACACCTCGTTGGTTATAGTCACATGCTTGGTGCTCGTAACAAGGGTACTGTTACCGAGATTGTAACTGATTCAGATGATTCTTTTCTATATTATTTCTTTGCTTTTGGAGTATGTATTGAAGGATTCAAAAACTGTTTCAGACCCGCATTTGCGGTTGATGGTACACATCTTACAGGGCCACGCCAAGGAGTTCTACTGTCAGCCGTTGGAATGGATCCCGACGAGTCGATATATCctattgattttgttgttgttgattcagaGAATAATGAATCTTGGGAATGGTTTATGAGAAAGTTAGTCGGAGTACTTGGCGATAAGTATGCTAtgaatgaagatgttgttgtggcaACAGACAGGCACCCATCGATCGGTAGAGCCATAAGGTTGGCATTTCCTTGTGTTAATCAAGTATACTGCATCCACCATCTTTCAG AAAATATCAAACCGACCTACCACAACGCCACGGCTTCGGTGGCATTTACAAGAGCTGCAAAAGCGTTTAGAAATGATGAGTATGAACTTTCTATGAGAGACCTAGGTTTAGTGAGCCCCGCTGCTTTAAAATCTGTAGTGGATCTTGGACCGGAAATGTGGGCCAGGGTGAAGGCTAGAACAGGTCGTTTTACTCTCATGACTACAAACGCCTGTGAAACTTTCAATTCAAGAATAGCTGATGTTAAAGGTCTTCCAATCTGTCATTTAGTCGATTACATTCGCAGGTTCCTTATGGAATGGTTCTGCGAACGTAGACAACTAGCTCGTGATCGACAAGATCCTTTGAGTCAACATGCACGGGATATAATCAAAGAACGGTGGGCTGTGGCAAAAAGGTTTGTGGCTTGCCATGTCGATGGGGACGAATATGAATTGGACGAGGGTGACTATGAAGAGCAGCACGCCGTCTATCTTGACCGAAGGTCTTGCACGTGCAAAGTGTTTGACTATCAGCATCTTCCGTGTCCCCACGTACTTGCAGTGTGTGAGACACATAAGATAAAAGAAGAAGGCCTTTGTGGGGAATATTATAAAACATCGGTTTGGAGATCTATGTATGAACATAAAATCTATGGTGTGCTGATCCAAGAAACTTGGGATGTCCCAGCGGAGGTGGCAGAACGGGTGGTGCTTCCTCCAAAAACTACACCGGAAGTTGGTCGTCGGAGCATGAAGAGGAAAAGGTCTGCCATTGAAAAACCTAGAAAGAAAAGAGCTTGTTCAAGGTGTCACCAGACAGGGCATTATGCTAACAGCAAACGTTGTCCCAAGGCTTAG